A stretch of DNA from Syntrophus gentianae:
TTCAGTATTTCGGGTACCGCTTTGATAACATCTTTCGCCTGGAATTGGAATCACTCGATAGACTCATCCCAGTTTCGTCCAACCGTGATGTCCACCTTCAGGGGAACCTTCAACGAAAGCACCCCCTCCATTTCCTGCCGGACCAGATCCATAAGGGAATCTTTTTCTTCCCGAGGCGCCTCAAAAACCAGTTCATCGTGGACCTGCATCGTCATCGCCGACTTCATTCCGCGTTCCCGAAGGCTGGCGGCGATCTTCAGCATGGCCATCTTGATCAGATCGGCCGCCGTCCCTTGAATCGGGGCATTGATAGCCATCCGCTCGGCCAGCTGCCGCACAGCGGGATTGCCGCTGTTGATTTCCGGAAGATAACGACGCCGGTTGAGCAGAGTGGCGACATAGCCCTGCGATCTGGCAAAATCGAGAACGCCGTCGAGATAATCCCTCACGCCTTTGTATCTTGCAAAATAACCGTCAATGTACGCCTGGGCCTGTTTCTGGGAAATACCCAGTTCACGAGACAGGCCGAAAGCGCTCATCCCGTAGAGCACGCCGAAATTGATGACCTTGGCCTGCCGGCGCATTTCCGCGTTGATCATCTCCGGAAAGACGCCGAAGACATCCGCGGCCGTCCGGCTGTGGATGTCTTCCCCGGCAATAAAGGCGTCGGTGAGCACAGGGTCTTCCGAAAGATGGGCCAGCACCCGCAATTCAATCTGGGAATAATCGGCAGACACGAGGTACTCGTCCGGTGGCGCGATAAAGGCCTGCCGGATTCTTTTTCCCTCCAGGGTGCGGACCGGAATGTTCTGAAGATTGGGATTGCTGCTGGAGAGCCGGCCCGTTGCGGCGACCGCCTGGTTATAAGAGGTGTGAATCCGTCCTGTCGCGGGATTGATCAGGGAAGGCAGGGCGTCGATATAGGTGGATTTCAGTTTGGCCAAGCTCCGGTAAGAAAGGATCTCCGCCGGCAGTTCGTGGTTCAGGGCCAGATTGCTTAACACCTCGACATCGGTAGAGTAGCCGCCCTTGGTCTTTTTCCCCTTGGGGAGGCCCAGTTTGTCAAAAAGGATGACCTGCAGCTGCTTGGGGGAGGCGATATTGAATCGTTCCCCGGCCAGGGCGTATATCTTCACCTCGGAAAGGGCAAGGAGAGAATCCAGTTCCTGGGACATCTCTTTCAACAGTTCCAGATCCAGGAGAACACCCTTTTCCTCCATGGCCGCCAGCACCGGTACCAGGGGCATCTCCACGGAGTCAAAGAGCTCCCGCATTTCCGCCTCGTCAAGTTTTTCGACGAGCAGGTCCGTCAGATCCAGAATGGCCTCAACCCGCCGGCAGGCAGAGGCTCCGAGACGCTCCGACTGCAGAGAATCCAGGGACTGCATTTGGGAGGCGCTGCCCGTCAGTTTGGGCAGGAAATCAACCTGGCGCTGCAGATGGTCCTGAACAACTTCGGAGAGATCGAAGCTCCGCCGTGCGGGATTGAGGATGTAAGCCGCCACCATCGTATCCAGGAGGGCACCCTTTACCTCAAGACCTTTCCTGGAAAGGACGATCAAAATCGTTTTGAGATCGTGACCGGCCAGGGTCATTGCAGGATCGCTCAGATATGGGCTGAGAAGGGACCAGACTTTCGCCTGCCCAAGCTCCGGGAATTCCTCCCGGCTGACCGCCAGAGGGATATAACCCGTTTCTCCGGTGACTCGTCCCAGGGCCAGCCCGATCAACTCCGCCCGCATCGGTTCACTATGGGACAGCACCATTTCCAGGGCCATTTTGCCGCCCTTTTTCAAGGGGGCCAGAAAAGCTGCCAGGACCTCAGGGGTTCTCAGGACCGTGCAGGACTCTCCCCCTGCATCCTTCTTGGCGCTGAATTCCTTCAGCAGGGAGGAAAATTCCATCTCCCGGAAAAGGCGGGTCAGGACCTCCAGATCCGGCTCCCGGAGGCGGGCCTCTTCCAGGTCAAAGGTCAGCGGCACATCGGTGTGAATGCAGGCCAGATCGCGGCTGAGCAGGGCCTGATCGGCATATGTCCGGATACTTTCCCGGAGCTTCGCGTTATGGAGGCGATCCACATTCCGGATGACCTCTTCGATGCTTCCATATTCTTCAATAAGACGCCGGGCGCCTTTCGGACCGATCCCCGGAACACCGGGAATATTATCCGAAACATCACCCATCAGACCCAGGATTTCAGGCACCTTCCCCGGTTCCACGCCGAAGCGCTCCCTTACGGCGCTTTCATCATAGGTCCGGTCGGTCATGGTATCGATCATGATGACATCGGGGGAAATCAATTGCATCATATCCTTGTCGCCGCTGATGATGACAACCCTTCTCCCTTCCCCGGCAAAGCGGCACGCCAGGGTGCCGATCAGGTCATCGGCTTCAACGCCCTGCTGTTCCAGGATGGGGATGGAAAAACCGCGAATCATCTCCTTGACGTAAGGAATCTGGACAACCAGGGAATCTGGGGTCGCTTTCCGGGTCGCCTTGTACTGTTCATAAGCCTCATGCCGGAAGGTCGGACCTTTGAGATCGAAGGTCACGATGACATATTCCGGAACACGCTCCCGCAGGAGCTTGATCAGCATATTGGTGAATCCGTAAATGGCGTTGGTTGGAAATCCCCGGGAATTGGAGAGCTCCCGGATCGCATAGAAGGACCGGTAGAGATAGTTGCTGCCATCGATCAGATAAATCGCATTATTCATTCTGTTTTCCGTATTGTCCCCTGTTGGCATAAGAACCCCGACCGGTCAGATTTCCCGAATTTTCGTTTTTTCATACCACAGAACCCCCTGCTAATCCACCCCGGTCCTTTCTGTCCCGGAGGCCGGGGATTCCCTCTGTTTTCCTATTGATGGACCGAACACTTTCTTTCCATTTTATCTGAAGCGGCAAGCTGGAAGGTCGCGACGAGGATTCCTGGAATTATTTTGAGTTACGCGGAACGCCTAGAACGAAAAGTTTCTGTCCTTCATGGAGAGCGCCGTCCAAGCCGACTTCATTGCCCCATTCGTCCCGGACGAGAAAGGGCTCCGCTTTCTCCCGGAGATTTGCAGCCAGCAGGGCATGACGGACCGTCATGCCCTCAAGAACGAAAACGGCGTTCCCATTGACATAAACCTTCATGGACTGGAAATTTCCACGATGCGGTTTTCTCTTACGGGACGGATTTCATGGCTCTTCCGAATCGTGTCGGCCACAAGATCCCGCAGCCAGGAACTGGGGTCGTTGTAGACCAGCTTCGACCCCGGCAGGCCTCCCGCAGCGGGATTCGCCAGGTCTTCCGCCGAGATCACCTCACCAAAAGCCTTGTACCCGTCGCCGCCCGCCGCCAGGAAATCATTTGTCGCCACGATATACTCCCGTTCCGGCTCTAGTTCCCGCCCCCCCACGGAAATGGTTCGAATCCGCCGCCCAGGCGACGCCGAGGGGTCGTAGGTCATCGTCATTCCCGAAATCTGCGGGAAGGCACCGTCGCGGAGATCCACACCGGCCACGCCGTGCTCCAGGGCCGCCCGGAGCTGGTCTCCCCGCAGCCGAAATGCCACGACATAATTGTTGAAGGGCAGGGCCGAATAGATATCCTTCAATCGGATTGGACCCTTTCCGATGCTCCTGCGAATGGTCCCCCCGTTGATCAGGGCGACCTCCGCACCCGCCGTGCGGCGGACGACATCCGCCACCAGGTTGCCGAAATTGGTTTCCCGGAACCGCACGTCAGCGGCATTCAGGGGGACAAGGGTGCGGCCGACCACTTCACTCAAGACGGCATCCATCTGCTGCGAATAGCGGGCAACCAGCGCCGCCACCGGCCCTTCGGCTGGAATTCCCTCCGGCTTCACATCCATCAGGCAGGCGCTGGAAGCCGTTACGCGGCCATCCTCCAGGGTCAGATCCAGGACGCCCAAAGCCTTGCCGTGTTCCCAGGCCTGGAGAACCAAGGTAGAGCCGATCCGGGGAGGATTCGTCACCCGTGTATGTGAATGGCCGCCGATCACGGCATCCACCCCAGGCACCGACTGCGCCAGGAAGAGATCCGCGTCGTGACCGATATGGGTCAGAACGATCACCACATCAGCCGTCTTGCGCAACT
This window harbors:
- the polA gene encoding DNA polymerase I produces the protein MNNAIYLIDGSNYLYRSFYAIRELSNSRGFPTNAIYGFTNMLIKLLRERVPEYVIVTFDLKGPTFRHEAYEQYKATRKATPDSLVVQIPYVKEMIRGFSIPILEQQGVEADDLIGTLACRFAGEGRRVVIISGDKDMMQLISPDVIMIDTMTDRTYDESAVRERFGVEPGKVPEILGLMGDVSDNIPGVPGIGPKGARRLIEEYGSIEEVIRNVDRLHNAKLRESIRTYADQALLSRDLACIHTDVPLTFDLEEARLREPDLEVLTRLFREMEFSSLLKEFSAKKDAGGESCTVLRTPEVLAAFLAPLKKGGKMALEMVLSHSEPMRAELIGLALGRVTGETGYIPLAVSREEFPELGQAKVWSLLSPYLSDPAMTLAGHDLKTILIVLSRKGLEVKGALLDTMVAAYILNPARRSFDLSEVVQDHLQRQVDFLPKLTGSASQMQSLDSLQSERLGASACRRVEAILDLTDLLVEKLDEAEMRELFDSVEMPLVPVLAAMEEKGVLLDLELLKEMSQELDSLLALSEVKIYALAGERFNIASPKQLQVILFDKLGLPKGKKTKGGYSTDVEVLSNLALNHELPAEILSYRSLAKLKSTYIDALPSLINPATGRIHTSYNQAVAATGRLSSSNPNLQNIPVRTLEGKRIRQAFIAPPDEYLVSADYSQIELRVLAHLSEDPVLTDAFIAGEDIHSRTAADVFGVFPEMINAEMRRQAKVINFGVLYGMSAFGLSRELGISQKQAQAYIDGYFARYKGVRDYLDGVLDFARSQGYVATLLNRRRYLPEINSGNPAVRQLAERMAINAPIQGTAADLIKMAMLKIAASLRERGMKSAMTMQVHDELVFEAPREEKDSLMDLVRQEMEGVLSLKVPLKVDITVGRNWDESIE
- a CDS encoding bifunctional metallophosphatase/5'-nucleotidase, coding for MKKIRLRVFLAFVLLILAATVFLSPVDAGEKRQIRILHVNDFHGFAEPYKPYGFEENWGGAVFLDAKIRSLRADPAVPTLLLAAGDMIQGDNWANLFSGKSVIELMNAMAFDGMVIGNHELDFGQAVLKQRIGEAHFPVLAANVQGLPELKPFMVKEIGGVKVAVIGLVTERTPTSTHPANAVGLTFLSPAKTLERYLPELRKTADVVIVLTHIGHDADLFLAQSVPGVDAVIGGHSHTRVTNPPRIGSTLVLQAWEHGKALGVLDLTLEDGRVTASSACLMDVKPEGIPAEGPVAALVARYSQQMDAVLSEVVGRTLVPLNAADVRFRETNFGNLVADVVRRTAGAEVALINGGTIRRSIGKGPIRLKDIYSALPFNNYVVAFRLRGDQLRAALEHGVAGVDLRDGAFPQISGMTMTYDPSASPGRRIRTISVGGRELEPEREYIVATNDFLAAGGDGYKAFGEVISAEDLANPAAGGLPGSKLVYNDPSSWLRDLVADTIRKSHEIRPVRENRIVEISSP